The proteins below are encoded in one region of Nitrospirae bacterium CG2_30_53_67:
- a CDS encoding protein-export membrane protein SecF, producing the protein MEIIKPDININFVKKMWIGVVASWTMILIGIGSIMWHGGLNYGIDFKGGTLVELKFNAPADISKIRQSLKEINLGDSVIQEYGSPDEIMIRLEKSSEGKGSVADLVTESLQKSYGKDAFAVQRVEEVGPQVGRDLQLKALKALAFSLVALLIYITFRFEFRFALGATLATIHDVLITIGVFSLLNKEFNLPIIAALLTIVGYSLNDTIVVCDRIRERMKLKKKETFDETINQSINQTLSRTILTSLTVFIVVVILFFLGGEVIHDFAFAMIVGVVVGTYSSIFVATPVVVFLDRFVKPAKAKA; encoded by the coding sequence ATGGAGATCATCAAACCGGATATCAATATCAACTTTGTAAAAAAGATGTGGATCGGAGTTGTCGCCTCATGGACGATGATCCTGATCGGCATCGGATCCATCATGTGGCACGGCGGGTTGAACTATGGGATTGATTTCAAAGGCGGGACTCTCGTTGAGCTCAAATTCAATGCGCCTGCGGACATCAGCAAAATCCGGCAGAGTCTCAAAGAGATCAATCTGGGCGACAGCGTCATCCAGGAATACGGAAGCCCCGATGAGATCATGATCCGGCTTGAGAAGTCCAGCGAAGGCAAGGGGAGTGTTGCGGATCTCGTTACCGAGTCTCTGCAGAAATCCTATGGCAAGGATGCCTTCGCCGTACAAAGGGTGGAAGAGGTGGGGCCCCAAGTCGGCCGTGATCTGCAGCTCAAGGCCCTCAAGGCCCTGGCGTTTTCCCTGGTCGCTCTGCTGATTTATATCACCTTCCGTTTCGAGTTCCGTTTTGCCCTGGGCGCGACCCTGGCCACGATCCATGACGTGCTCATTACCATCGGGGTCTTTTCGCTTTTGAACAAGGAGTTCAACCTCCCGATCATTGCCGCGCTCCTCACCATCGTGGGGTATTCCCTGAACGACACCATCGTGGTCTGCGACCGGATCCGGGAAAGGATGAAGCTTAAGAAGAAGGAGACCTTTGATGAGACCATCAACCAGAGCATCAACCAGACCCTGAGCCGGACCATCCTGACCTCCTTGACCGTCTTTATCGTGGTGGTGATCCTATTCTTTTTGGGCGGTGAGGTCATTCACGACTTCGCCTTTGCCATGATCGTGGGGGTCGTGGTGGGAACCTATTCCTCGATCTTTGTAGCCACCCCGGTTGTTGTGTTTCTTGATAGGTTTGTAAAGCCGGCCAAGGCAAAAGCCTGA
- a CDS encoding protein-export membrane protein SecD: MDKSLQWRIGVIALSIVASAYFLYPVQGHKINLGLDLQGGMHLILGVETEKAIDSTLDRMVDELQTLMDDKGIEYVSVDKADGALDVSTLDRKGLEDVKKFIQDEYNILNVEELGENKVSLTIKDQEIQRIKNATIDQSLETIRNRVDEFGVAEPTIQREGKDRILIQLPGLKDTKRAIELIGKTARLEFKLVDDENDLDKALSGDIPPDDEILYEKTATPGKKSPLLLKKRVLMTGDTITDARVGYDQFNNPYVHMTFDSRGAKLFDQITGKYVKKRMAIILDNAVYSAPVINERISGGRAQISGRFSLDEAKDLSIVLRAGALPAPVSILENRTVGPSLGRDSIAKGIKSCLIGGILVVLFMVIYYKLSGLVANVALILNILLILGVMAAVNATLSLPGIAGIILTIGMAVDANVLIFERIREELRLGKTMRAALDAGYTKAFITIFDANLTTLITAFFLFQFGTGPIKGFAVTLSLGLIASMFTAIFVTRVIFDFVLQKWEVNRISI, encoded by the coding sequence ATGGATAAGAGTTTGCAGTGGCGGATCGGGGTGATAGCGCTGTCCATCGTGGCATCGGCCTACTTTCTCTATCCGGTGCAGGGGCACAAGATCAATCTGGGGCTCGATCTTCAGGGAGGAATGCACCTGATTTTAGGAGTCGAGACGGAAAAGGCCATAGACTCGACCCTGGACCGGATGGTGGATGAACTGCAGACACTCATGGACGATAAAGGGATCGAATATGTCTCCGTTGATAAAGCGGACGGCGCCCTGGACGTTTCGACCCTCGACCGGAAGGGACTGGAGGATGTCAAGAAGTTCATCCAGGATGAATACAACATATTAAACGTTGAGGAGCTTGGAGAGAACAAGGTCTCTTTGACCATCAAGGATCAGGAGATCCAGAGGATCAAGAACGCGACCATTGATCAGAGTCTGGAGACCATCCGGAACCGGGTGGATGAATTCGGGGTTGCCGAGCCCACCATCCAGCGGGAAGGCAAGGACCGGATCCTGATCCAGCTCCCGGGACTCAAGGATACCAAACGGGCCATCGAACTGATCGGAAAGACGGCGCGGCTCGAATTCAAACTGGTGGACGATGAGAACGACCTGGACAAGGCCCTCTCCGGAGATATCCCTCCGGACGACGAGATTCTTTATGAGAAGACCGCAACCCCCGGGAAAAAATCCCCCCTGCTGTTGAAAAAAAGGGTCCTGATGACCGGGGACACCATCACCGATGCCCGCGTCGGCTATGACCAGTTCAACAATCCTTACGTGCACATGACGTTTGACAGCCGAGGGGCCAAGCTCTTTGATCAGATCACCGGGAAATATGTGAAAAAGCGGATGGCCATCATCCTGGATAATGCCGTCTATTCCGCTCCGGTGATCAATGAGAGGATTTCCGGAGGCCGTGCCCAGATCTCGGGCCGTTTCAGCCTGGATGAGGCCAAGGACCTCTCCATCGTGCTTAGGGCCGGCGCTCTTCCCGCTCCGGTGAGCATCCTGGAGAACCGGACCGTGGGCCCGTCACTGGGACGGGATTCCATCGCGAAGGGGATCAAATCATGCTTGATCGGCGGGATCCTGGTGGTCCTGTTCATGGTGATCTACTATAAACTCTCCGGTCTGGTGGCCAATGTCGCCTTGATCCTGAACATTCTTCTGATCCTGGGGGTCATGGCCGCCGTCAATGCGACCTTGTCTCTTCCCGGTATCGCCGGGATCATCCTGACCATCGGTATGGCCGTGGATGCGAACGTCCTTATTTTCGAGCGGATCAGGGAGGAACTCCGGCTGGGAAAAACCATGCGCGCCGCCCTGGATGCAGGATACACCAAGGCCTTCATCACCATCTTTGATGCCAACCTGACGACGCTGATCACGGCCTTTTTCCTTTTCCAGTTCGGAACCGGCCCGATCAAGGGATTTGCCGTCACCCTTTCCCTGGGCCTTATTGCCAGTATGTTTACGGCCATCTTTGTCACCCGTGTGATCTTTGATTTTGTTTTGCAGAAATGGGAAGTCAACCGGATCAGTATTTGA
- a CDS encoding preprotein translocase subunit YajC has protein sequence MAYAQDATSTPAAPGGALGSIAPLLLMVLIFYFLLIRPQMKKTKELKTMLSALRAGDRVVTSGGVHGEIKAITSDTVTLQVDDKVKIRVDRSAIVRKIVTDQAVSKG, from the coding sequence CTGGCCTATGCGCAAGACGCGACTTCAACACCGGCGGCTCCCGGAGGGGCATTAGGTTCGATAGCCCCCCTGCTCCTGATGGTCCTGATTTTTTATTTTCTTCTGATCCGGCCGCAGATGAAAAAGACCAAGGAACTCAAGACCATGCTCTCCGCTCTCAGAGCAGGGGACCGCGTGGTCACATCCGGCGGAGTCCATGGGGAGATCAAGGCCATCACGTCCGATACCGTGACCCTGCAGGTGGACGACAAGGTCAAGATCAGGGTGGACAGGAGCGCCATCGTGAGGAAAATCGTAACGGATCAGGCCGTATCCAAAGGATGA
- a CDS encoding tRNA guanosine(34) transglycosylase Tgt, whose protein sequence is MPCSFSERDGVEFRFDLISRDTATRARLGRITTPHGDIQTPAFMAVGTQAAVKTLTPEEVKESGAEIILANTYHLYLRPGHELIRDMGGLHGFMNWDGPILTDSGGFQVFSHSALRKIRDDGVTFQSHIDGSSRHITPELAVEIQEALGADIIMAFDECTPYPVTREYARESMELTLRWAKRCKIRKTRPDQALFGIIQGGMFPDLRKECAERLVEIGFDGYAMGGLSVGETKPMMYEMVEAAEPFMPEDQPRYLMGVGKPEDLIEGVIRGIDLFDCVMPTRNARNGFLFTRHGRLVIKNSVHHNEGGPVDPECGCYTCRHYSRAYLRHLFMAGEILALRLNTIHNLYFYLSLMERIRESIREKRLEAFRHEFYDADHLQKSG, encoded by the coding sequence ATGCCATGCTCATTCTCTGAAAGGGATGGAGTGGAATTTCGCTTTGATCTGATCAGCAGGGATACTGCGACCAGGGCCCGTCTCGGCAGGATCACCACACCTCACGGGGATATCCAAACCCCTGCCTTTATGGCGGTGGGGACACAGGCCGCGGTCAAGACCCTGACCCCTGAAGAGGTCAAGGAGTCCGGGGCGGAGATCATCCTGGCTAATACGTACCACCTCTATCTGCGTCCCGGTCATGAACTGATCCGTGACATGGGTGGGCTGCACGGCTTCATGAACTGGGACGGTCCCATCTTAACGGACAGCGGCGGGTTCCAGGTTTTCAGCCACAGCGCCCTGAGGAAGATCCGGGATGACGGCGTGACCTTCCAGTCCCATATTGACGGTTCCAGCCGCCACATCACCCCGGAGCTTGCCGTCGAGATCCAGGAGGCCTTGGGCGCCGACATCATCATGGCCTTCGACGAGTGCACCCCGTATCCGGTAACACGGGAGTATGCCCGTGAATCCATGGAGCTCACATTAAGGTGGGCAAAGCGATGCAAGATCAGGAAGACGCGGCCTGACCAGGCCCTATTCGGGATCATTCAGGGGGGGATGTTCCCTGACTTAAGAAAAGAGTGCGCCGAGAGGCTTGTGGAGATCGGGTTTGACGGGTATGCCATGGGGGGGCTCAGCGTGGGTGAGACCAAGCCCATGATGTATGAGATGGTTGAGGCCGCGGAGCCTTTCATGCCCGAAGATCAGCCGAGATATCTGATGGGGGTCGGAAAACCCGAGGACTTGATCGAGGGGGTGATCCGGGGGATCGATCTTTTTGACTGTGTGATGCCCACAAGGAATGCCCGAAACGGTTTTCTGTTCACGCGCCATGGAAGACTGGTGATCAAGAATTCAGTCCACCATAACGAAGGCGGTCCCGTGGATCCGGAATGCGGGTGTTATACCTGCCGGCATTATTCACGGGCCTATCTCAGGCATCTTTTCATGGCCGGTGAGATCCTCGCCCTGCGGCTGAACACGATCCACAATCTCTATTTTTATCTGAGCCTGATGGAACGGATCCGAGAATCCATACGGGAAAAAAGGCTTGAAGCATTCCGGCATGAGTTTTATGATGCAGATCATCTCCAAAAGAGCGGGTGA